Proteins found in one Synechococcus sp. LA31 genomic segment:
- a CDS encoding alpha-E domain-containing protein — translation MLSRVADSLYWINRYVERAENLSRFVEVSEAMALDCPPGSAEPWQPLIDASGDRELFDELYPGGGPDQVVEFLVRAEANPSSIVNCVALARENARQIRDVITTEMWEQINDLYWTLLESDSFWLQPPQEQLREIRRGCQLFYGITDATLSRDLSWQFSRLGRLIERADKTTRILDVKYFLLLPSPEEVGGVLDELQWISLLRTAGAYQMFRQSQQGVITPRAVAAFLLLDPSFPRSVRYCLERIHETLQVVAASPVPGKPDALECLSGLTRARWSYTGIDELVAGGLHEAIDALQLDLNNLHELIHARYFVLPSLATAEEAAALMPAQASVSVTATSHHLACAPA, via the coding sequence ATGCTGAGCCGCGTTGCCGACTCCCTCTACTGGATCAATCGCTACGTGGAGCGCGCCGAGAACCTCTCGCGCTTCGTGGAGGTGAGCGAAGCGATGGCGCTCGACTGCCCCCCCGGCAGCGCCGAGCCCTGGCAGCCCCTGATTGATGCCAGCGGCGATCGTGAGCTGTTCGATGAGCTCTACCCCGGCGGTGGCCCCGATCAGGTGGTGGAGTTTCTGGTGCGAGCAGAAGCCAACCCCAGCAGCATCGTGAATTGCGTTGCCCTAGCCCGGGAGAACGCTCGCCAGATCCGCGATGTGATCACCACCGAGATGTGGGAGCAGATCAATGATCTGTATTGGACCCTGCTGGAAAGCGACAGCTTCTGGCTGCAACCACCCCAGGAGCAACTGCGCGAAATCCGGCGCGGCTGCCAGCTCTTCTATGGCATCACCGATGCCACCCTCAGCCGTGATCTCTCCTGGCAGTTCAGCCGCCTGGGCCGCCTGATCGAGCGCGCCGACAAAACCACCCGCATCCTCGATGTGAAGTACTTCCTGCTGCTGCCCAGCCCGGAAGAAGTGGGTGGCGTGCTGGATGAACTGCAGTGGATTTCGCTCCTGCGCACGGCTGGGGCCTATCAGATGTTCCGCCAGTCGCAACAGGGAGTGATCACTCCGCGCGCTGTGGCCGCCTTTCTGCTGCTGGATCCCAGCTTCCCCCGCTCGGTGCGCTACTGCCTCGAACGGATTCACGAAACCCTGCAGGTGGTAGCCGCCAGCCCGGTGCCCGGCAAACCCGACGCGCTCGAATGCTTGAGCGGCCTCACCCGGGCCCGCTGGAGTTACACGGGCATCGATGAGTTGGTGGCCGGTGGGCTGCATGAAGCGATCGACGCGCTCCAGCTCGATCTCAATAACCTGCACGAGCTGATCCACGCGCGCTACTTCGTGTTGCCGAGCTTGGCCACAGCCGAGGAAGCGGCAGCCCTTATGCCTGCTCAGGCTTCCGTCTCCGTCACCGCCACCAGTCACCACCTGGCATGCGCGCCCGCCTGA
- a CDS encoding circularly permuted type 2 ATP-grasp protein → MFTDYRPSKGYDEYFSTSEEPRSALQPLLSSLGALGLEQLNRNHAAAGMLLKRLGATFRLNESGNRGGERILPFDPLPRLIGAADWERLQRGLIQRLEAIDLFLADVYGDQAILRDGVIPRDDVESSQGWRPQLRGFRPPLGRWCQISGLDLIRDGMGTWRVLEDNLRCPSGVAYFLENRRVMKRMFPSLFSGRTVQPIDNYPSQLLQTLRDLAPWTETPRVVLLTPGVFNSAYFEHSYLAQQMGISLVEGRDLACQDGRVWMRTTQGLEPVDVIYRRIDDDFLDPDVFRADSMLGVRGLMEVYAQGRVAIANAPGTGVADDKLIYAYVPEMVRYYLGEEPIIENVPTYLCARPDDQAYVLAHLGELVVKAVSEAGGYGMLIGPHASQSEILEFAEKIRANPRNFIAQPTLELSTVPSLSEGELYPCHVDLRPYVLRGKDAWVTPGGLTRVALKRGSLVVNSSQGGGCKDTWIVEEAAC, encoded by the coding sequence ATGTTCACCGACTACCGGCCCAGCAAGGGCTACGACGAATATTTCAGCACCAGCGAAGAGCCCCGCAGCGCCCTGCAGCCCCTGCTCTCCTCCCTCGGCGCCCTCGGGCTGGAGCAGCTCAACCGCAACCATGCCGCCGCTGGCATGTTGCTGAAACGGCTGGGGGCCACCTTTCGCCTCAACGAGTCCGGCAACCGCGGCGGCGAACGCATCCTCCCCTTCGATCCACTGCCGCGGCTGATCGGTGCGGCTGACTGGGAGCGCCTGCAGCGCGGCCTGATCCAACGCCTGGAAGCGATCGATCTGTTCCTGGCGGATGTGTATGGCGATCAGGCGATCCTGCGCGATGGGGTGATCCCCCGCGACGACGTGGAAAGCTCCCAGGGCTGGCGGCCGCAGCTGCGTGGCTTCCGCCCACCCCTGGGGCGATGGTGCCAGATCTCCGGCCTCGATCTGATCCGCGATGGGATGGGCACCTGGAGGGTGCTGGAAGACAACCTGCGCTGCCCCTCAGGCGTGGCTTACTTCCTGGAAAACCGGCGCGTGATGAAGCGCATGTTCCCCAGCCTGTTCAGTGGCCGCACCGTGCAGCCGATCGACAACTACCCCTCTCAGCTGCTGCAAACCCTGCGGGATCTGGCCCCCTGGACCGAAACCCCACGGGTGGTGCTGCTCACCCCAGGAGTTTTTAACAGCGCCTATTTCGAGCACAGCTACCTGGCGCAGCAGATGGGCATCTCCCTGGTTGAGGGCCGCGATCTGGCCTGCCAGGACGGGCGGGTGTGGATGCGCACCACGCAAGGCCTTGAGCCGGTGGATGTGATCTACCGCCGCATCGACGACGACTTCCTCGATCCCGATGTCTTCCGCGCGGATTCAATGCTCGGAGTGCGCGGCCTGATGGAGGTGTATGCCCAAGGCCGCGTGGCCATCGCCAATGCGCCCGGCACCGGCGTGGCCGACGACAAGTTGATCTACGCCTACGTGCCCGAAATGGTGCGTTACTACCTCGGCGAGGAGCCGATCATCGAAAACGTGCCCACCTACCTGTGCGCACGGCCTGATGACCAGGCCTACGTGCTGGCCCATCTGGGTGAGCTGGTGGTGAAGGCCGTGTCGGAAGCGGGCGGCTACGGAATGCTGATCGGCCCCCACGCCAGCCAAAGCGAGATCCTTGAGTTCGCCGAGAAGATCCGTGCCAACCCGCGCAACTTCATCGCTCAGCCCACCCTGGAGCTTTCCACCGTGCCCTCTCTCAGCGAAGGCGAGCTCTATCCATGCCACGTGGATCTGCGGCCTTATGTGCTGCGGGGCAAAGACGCCTGGGTGACACCCGGCGGCCTCACCCGAGTCGCCCTCAAGCGAGGTTCACTGGTGGTGAATTCGTCGCAGGGCGGCGGTTGCAAGGACACCTGGATCGTGGAGGAAGCCGCATGCTGA
- a CDS encoding PilZ domain-containing protein → MTSPFPPLDQPLWDQAGQALNRRREVRLAVGSVLPVQLRPMPPGQPPGAWFSADILDISHGGLALLLPASAAMPPLVPLLLDLSNHPGFGRVRLPATLRWRAPADGLGALQVIGVQFDQPLPLVPPLVQSRK, encoded by the coding sequence ATGACCAGCCCCTTCCCACCGCTGGATCAACCCCTCTGGGATCAGGCGGGCCAGGCGCTGAATCGCCGCCGCGAGGTGCGGCTGGCGGTGGGCAGCGTGCTGCCGGTTCAACTGCGGCCCATGCCGCCCGGCCAGCCCCCCGGGGCCTGGTTCAGTGCCGACATTCTCGACATCAGCCACGGCGGTTTGGCGCTGCTGCTCCCCGCCAGCGCTGCCATGCCACCGCTGGTGCCGTTGCTGCTCGATCTGAGCAACCACCCCGGCTTTGGCCGGGTGCGGCTGCCAGCCACCCTGCGTTGGCGAGCTCCTGCTGATGGTCTCGGTGCGTTGCAGGTGATCGGGGTGCAGTTTGATCAGCCCCTGCCACTGGTGCCGCCGCTGGTTCAGAGCAGGAAGTAG
- the ureC gene encoding urease subunit alpha — protein MPYRISRRAYAETYGPTTGDRLRLADTELILEVEKDFTVYGDEVKFGGGKVIRDGMGQAQTTRAAGAVDTVITNALILDWWGIVKADIGLRDGRIVAIGKAGNPDTQAGVDIVVGPGTEAIAGEGHILTAGGIDTHIHFICPQQVETALASGVTTMLGGGTGPATGTNATTCTPGAFHMARMLQAAEGLPVNLGFFGKGNASTPDALEEQIRAGAITLKLHEDWGTTPAAIDCCLSVADRFDIQVAIHSDTLNEAGFVEDTIRAIGGRTIHTFHTEGAGGGHAPDIIRICGEANVLPSSTNPTRPYTRNTLEEHLDMLMVCHHLDPKIPEDVAFAESRIRRETIAAEDILHDIGAFSLIASDSQAMGRVGEVITRTFQTAHKMKVQRGALAGDSERNDNTRLKRYIAKVTINPAIVHGIDHQVGSVEVGKLADLVLWKPGFFGVKPELVIKGGSIVWAQMGDANASIPTPGPVHGRPMFASFGKALAPSCLTFVSQAALDDDVPRKLGLERLCVPVQNTRGGINKAAMKNNTALPKVEVDPQTYEVFADGELLTCEPADVLPMAQRYFLL, from the coding sequence ATGCCCTATCGCATCTCCCGCCGCGCCTACGCCGAGACCTACGGGCCCACCACCGGCGATCGCCTGCGGCTGGCGGATACCGAACTGATCCTGGAGGTGGAGAAGGATTTCACCGTTTACGGCGATGAGGTGAAGTTCGGCGGCGGCAAGGTGATCCGCGATGGCATGGGCCAGGCCCAGACCACCCGCGCCGCTGGCGCGGTGGACACGGTGATCACCAACGCTCTGATCCTCGATTGGTGGGGGATCGTGAAGGCCGACATCGGCCTGCGCGACGGCCGCATCGTGGCGATCGGCAAGGCGGGCAACCCCGATACCCAGGCCGGGGTGGACATCGTGGTGGGCCCGGGCACCGAAGCCATCGCCGGCGAGGGGCACATCCTCACCGCTGGCGGCATCGACACCCACATTCACTTCATCTGCCCGCAGCAGGTGGAAACCGCTCTGGCCAGCGGGGTTACCACCATGCTGGGTGGCGGCACGGGTCCAGCCACCGGCACCAACGCCACCACCTGCACCCCGGGCGCCTTCCACATGGCCCGCATGCTGCAGGCCGCCGAAGGCCTACCGGTGAATCTGGGCTTCTTCGGCAAGGGCAACGCCAGCACTCCCGATGCCCTCGAAGAGCAGATCCGCGCCGGGGCGATCACTCTCAAACTCCACGAAGACTGGGGCACCACCCCCGCCGCGATCGACTGCTGCCTATCGGTGGCGGATCGCTTCGACATCCAGGTGGCGATCCACTCCGACACCCTCAACGAGGCCGGCTTCGTCGAAGACACGATCCGCGCCATCGGTGGCCGCACCATTCACACCTTCCACACCGAAGGGGCCGGCGGCGGCCATGCGCCCGACATCATCCGGATCTGCGGGGAAGCCAACGTGCTGCCCAGCTCCACCAATCCCACGCGCCCCTACACCCGCAACACGCTCGAGGAACACCTCGACATGCTGATGGTGTGCCACCACCTCGATCCCAAGATTCCCGAGGATGTGGCCTTCGCCGAATCCCGCATCCGCCGCGAAACGATCGCCGCGGAAGACATCCTTCACGACATCGGCGCCTTCTCACTGATCGCCAGCGATTCGCAGGCCATGGGCCGCGTGGGTGAGGTGATCACCCGCACCTTCCAGACCGCCCACAAGATGAAGGTGCAGCGCGGTGCCCTAGCGGGAGATTCGGAGCGCAACGACAACACCCGCCTCAAGCGCTACATCGCCAAGGTGACGATCAACCCGGCGATCGTGCATGGCATCGACCACCAAGTGGGCTCAGTCGAGGTGGGCAAGCTCGCAGACCTGGTGCTGTGGAAACCTGGCTTTTTCGGCGTGAAGCCTGAGCTGGTGATCAAAGGTGGCTCGATCGTGTGGGCGCAGATGGGTGATGCCAACGCGTCGATCCCCACCCCTGGCCCCGTGCATGGCCGGCCCATGTTTGCCAGCTTCGGTAAGGCCCTGGCCCCCAGCTGCCTCACCTTTGTGAGCCAGGCCGCCCTCGACGACGACGTGCCCCGAAAGCTGGGCCTAGAGCGGCTGTGCGTGCCGGTGCAGAACACCCGCGGGGGCATCAACAAAGCAGCGATGAAGAACAACACTGCCCTGCCCAAGGTGGAGGTCGACCCGCAGACCTACGAGGTGTTCGCCGATGGCGAGCTGCTCACCTGCGAACCGGCCGACGTGCTGCCGATGGCGCAGCGCTACTTCCTGCTCTGA
- a CDS encoding urease subunit beta has product MAPLIPGELLPEPGDLELNAGRPVTTVLVANTGDRPVQVGSHFHFFETNAALCFDREATRGLRLDIPAGTAVRFEPGDSREVQLVPFAGERRIFGFNGLVNGPLD; this is encoded by the coding sequence ATGGCCCCGCTGATTCCCGGCGAATTGCTTCCCGAACCCGGCGACCTCGAGCTCAATGCCGGCCGGCCGGTGACCACCGTGCTGGTGGCCAACACCGGTGACCGCCCCGTGCAGGTGGGCTCCCACTTCCACTTCTTCGAAACCAACGCAGCCCTCTGCTTCGATCGCGAGGCCACCCGCGGCCTACGGCTCGACATCCCAGCTGGCACGGCCGTGCGCTTCGAACCCGGCGACAGCCGCGAGGTGCAGCTGGTGCCCTTCGCCGGTGAACGGCGCATTTTCGGATTCAACGGCCTGGTGAACGGCCCCCTCGACTGA
- a CDS encoding urease subunit gamma, giving the protein MHLTPQEKDKLLIVTAALLAERRLNRGLRLNYPEAVAWLSFQVLEGARDGKSVAELMQEGTTWLSRDQVMEGIPELVHDVQIEAVFPDGTKLVTLHDPIR; this is encoded by the coding sequence ATGCATCTGACCCCTCAGGAGAAAGACAAGCTCCTGATCGTGACCGCAGCCCTGCTGGCGGAGCGGCGCCTCAATCGCGGCCTGCGGCTCAATTACCCCGAAGCGGTGGCCTGGCTGAGCTTTCAAGTGCTCGAAGGGGCGCGCGATGGGAAAAGCGTGGCCGAACTGATGCAGGAAGGCACCACCTGGCTGAGCCGCGATCAGGTGATGGAAGGCATCCCCGAGTTGGTGCATGACGTGCAGATCGAAGCCGTGTTTCCTGACGGCACCAAGCTCGTGACCCTGCACGACCCCATCCGCTGA
- a CDS encoding urease accessory protein UreD — protein MSATPANPNAAEGWHGAATLRFQQRDGITHHQGGASAPLKLMRSFAQASGHCELPLLHTAGGLVGGDQLQLTAELEPASRALITSVAAQKVYGTVRRSRRHPQGCWAQQQLRFHLAAGSDLEWLPQELVLYADALYQQEMRVELAAGASFLAMEVVRLGRTAAEEQLQNGCWRSSIEIQRLATATSPARWELVDRLELAGDALTAEHGMANEPVFGSLVWAAPQHLATETLQLLLDQARAARSDLVGSMACGPLGQGLVARYRGPSSQAARFWFCRLWALIRQQRGLAAAELPRVWPFQEDPLTKGLITPG, from the coding sequence ATGAGTGCCACCCCTGCCAACCCCAACGCAGCCGAGGGCTGGCACGGCGCGGCAACGTTGCGCTTTCAGCAGCGCGATGGGATCACCCACCATCAAGGGGGAGCGAGCGCGCCACTGAAACTGATGCGCAGCTTCGCCCAGGCCAGCGGCCACTGCGAACTGCCGCTACTCCACACCGCAGGCGGGCTTGTGGGGGGCGATCAGCTGCAGCTCACGGCAGAGCTGGAGCCAGCCAGCCGCGCCTTGATCACCAGCGTGGCCGCCCAGAAGGTGTATGGAACAGTGCGCCGCTCGCGCCGCCACCCCCAGGGCTGTTGGGCACAGCAGCAGCTGCGCTTCCACTTAGCCGCCGGCAGTGATCTGGAATGGCTGCCCCAGGAGCTGGTGCTCTACGCCGATGCCCTGTATCAGCAGGAGATGCGGGTGGAGCTGGCCGCCGGCGCCAGCTTTTTGGCCATGGAGGTGGTGCGACTCGGACGCACCGCAGCAGAAGAACAACTGCAGAACGGCTGCTGGCGTTCGAGCATCGAAATCCAACGGCTGGCCACAGCCACCAGCCCTGCCCGCTGGGAGCTGGTGGATCGTCTGGAGCTCGCCGGTGACGCTCTGACGGCTGAGCACGGCATGGCGAACGAGCCGGTGTTTGGCTCACTGGTGTGGGCAGCACCGCAGCACCTGGCCACCGAAACGCTGCAGCTCCTGCTCGATCAAGCCCGCGCTGCCCGCAGCGATCTGGTGGGCTCGATGGCCTGCGGGCCCCTGGGACAAGGGCTCGTGGCCCGCTACCGAGGCCCCTCCAGCCAGGCGGCGCGCTTCTGGTTTTGCCGGTTGTGGGCGCTGATTCGCCAGCAGCGGGGTCTGGCGGCAGCGGAACTGCCCCGGGTGTGGCCGTTCCAAGAAGACCCTCTTACAAAAGGCCTGATCACTCCTGGTTGA